A DNA window from bacterium contains the following coding sequences:
- a CDS encoding tryptophanase yields MLVKTSAGKEVPVEMYRGRAIELLKLPPATQRLKAIEEAGYNTFQLKTKDLFLDMLTDSGVNAMTLEQWARWITTDDAYAGSMTFYELADSVKEVLGYNYVLPVHQGRAAEHLLAKVFIKPGDVVPTNYHFTTTKVHIEFTGGATCLEIFIDEAMNTASTYPFKGNMDPQKLLDTIKKYGRDKISYVRMEATANLMGGQPFSMSNLKEIIKISKENGLLTVLDGSLICENAYLIWKREKGYENKTVAEIVKEMCSYSDIFYMSGRKNTCVRGGLIATNNKELFEKMRDLLPVYEGFFTYGGMSQHEVGAMAVGIRQMTNPAIAGCAIEQIKYFVDRVVEEKIPVVTPPGGLACHLDAKRFLPHIPKEEYLAAALTPALYIVSGVRAMERGTMSMERNKDGTEAYTELELTRIALPRMVYSIGHIEYVIDRIKWLYEHRNLVKGMKWVYEPPVLRFFIGKMAPLDNWGAKLCEAFKKEVGPYY; encoded by the coding sequence ATGTTGGTAAAAACATCTGCTGGTAAAGAGGTACCTGTTGAAATGTATCGTGGGAGGGCAATTGAATTGTTAAAATTGCCACCTGCTACCCAAAGATTAAAAGCAATTGAGGAAGCAGGTTATAACACATTTCAATTAAAAACAAAAGATTTATTTTTAGATATGCTTACCGATAGTGGAGTAAATGCAATGACATTGGAACAATGGGCACGCTGGATAACAACAGATGATGCTTATGCTGGCAGTATGACATTTTATGAACTTGCTGATAGTGTAAAAGAAGTTTTAGGCTATAATTATGTATTGCCAGTACACCAAGGTAGGGCAGCAGAGCATTTATTGGCGAAAGTATTTATTAAACCTGGTGATGTTGTTCCTACAAATTATCATTTTACTACTACAAAAGTGCATATTGAATTCACAGGTGGAGCTACCTGTCTTGAAATTTTTATTGATGAAGCAATGAATACAGCAAGCACCTATCCATTTAAGGGCAATATGGACCCACAAAAATTATTGGATACAATTAAAAAATACGGTAGAGATAAAATTTCATATGTGCGGATGGAGGCGACAGCGAACTTGATGGGTGGTCAGCCATTTTCTATGTCAAATTTAAAAGAGATTATAAAGATTTCTAAGGAGAACGGCTTACTTACCGTACTGGATGGCAGTTTAATTTGTGAGAATGCTTATCTTATATGGAAAAGAGAAAAGGGGTATGAAAACAAGACTGTTGCCGAAATAGTAAAAGAGATGTGCAGTTATAGTGATATATTTTATATGAGCGGTAGAAAAAACACTTGTGTCAGGGGCGGTCTTATTGCTACAAATAATAAAGAGTTATTTGAAAAAATGCGCGATTTATTACCTGTCTATGAAGGTTTTTTCACTTATGGAGGTATGTCCCAACATGAAGTAGGGGCAATGGCGGTCGGAATAAGACAAATGACCAACCCTGCTATTGCTGGCTGTGCAATTGAGCAAATAAAATATTTTGTAGACAGAGTTGTAGAAGAAAAAATCCCAGTTGTTACACCACCAGGCGGATTGGCTTGTCATTTGGATGCAAAAAGATTTCTTCCTCATATTCCTAAAGAAGAATATTTAGCGGCTGCTTTAACTCCTGCTCTTTATATTGTTTCAGGAGTGAGGGCAATGGAAAGGGGTACTATGTCTATGGAAAGGAATAAAGATGGCACTGAAGCATATACAGAACTTGAATTAACAAGGATTGCATTACCTCGTATGGTGTATAGTATAGGTCATATTGAATATGTGATTGATAGAATAAAATGGTTGTATGAACACAGAAATTTGGTAAAAGGAATGAAATGGGTGTATGAGCCCCCGGTATTAAGATTCTTCATAGGGAAAATGGCTCCATTAGATAATTGGGGTGCTAAGTTATGTGAGGCGTTTAAAAAGGAAGTTGGTCCTTATTACTAA
- a CDS encoding FlgD immunoglobulin-like domain containing protein, with amino-acid sequence MSRKFGIGVALIGLVLGLTGRAYVEKSRAMSNTNSIAKARTVKGGATNLLVMDFFLKTADPCTVNAITFRNTGTATARDTGDIQVVKFWYESGADTGFNSATDNLVGTASYYDTLGGLNWYLTGISAPRIPGGSDSVRVYVTVDLKAVPQNGRTIIMQIPQLQDTSAGGTTGSFDLMEVGIFVSNPEDGPSADITNTMTQTIDVQKPRYVVSGSSYRAGTKILTAVFDEGVDSTYVDPSKFTYWTRLGSVKLTGATVTSGDNSTVTMKVTKAVDAAIHTFASGATDSLNIDSCAVRDTAWPAPGNAIADTDSVDITFLSDSVAPTISLVKYNAGTKILAITFDEYVRGSSIKPLLQAGGDSLQIISGTIRQKLSIADTLNITPTDSLDEVTIKLSAYEDTLIQALSSPTDKDSLGFKYSTGTDTTIKDISGNNLAAGVFSILNIADQTAPVVDSIKYNAETNVLTLYCNEVVRTTDFITDSLIIHRAGVTSDSVRLGGVTAPTGNDPVRTLNLTNRQKAHIQNMYLAAGAPKLDILKGAFKDYANNLVTAASNLSITYIEDGTPPAVGAVTYYGGNKKLKIGFDEPVDADPASNVNLSLVRLRNYTTPDTVFLTGATITPADSDTLVIRLTNRQASEIDGWAVTDNDSLWLLGGINNLAGLPVEGRRYNLDHIADDSVPKLIAQKYDGNTKRLSLIFNEYVKYSSVDSVLRHSRIKIWGTLAKTLAVDTVNLAGSTLLDTSYTHRDTYNRDTMEIKLTPAKHDSVVNKLTGTRHVIITYAAADSLCDITGKALASLDSSLVFVDDITGPKFVSAAYNAGTKKFTIRFDEYIDHTPNYNLDVSKLRVHTKGQTDYTYFTDAIDTIIQTDVDTAYFYLTPAQDKGVQTIALADPSPTDTMLRLDILTNVARDVNGYFTEVDSLNATITYTADATGPTVDTSVVKPSITADRVLKVTFNEWIAVDSTDVSKWWVTDYDHTDSVQLTGSKIDTTKDSTVVVDTLTTEQYDRIAGFGTIPLLRLNAGAVRDLANNPNAAISGITTTLGPDTIKPYMLSTGWYRHSDSLLVLKFNEVIHSVPWTNVVASKVHLSDTRTKASITLAQAEHQSPSNTDSVVFRLTGAHRDTISTWRAAGATKLFVRADSAAFQDMASNYNLAELDSLANWYPDTINPTLISVAWTRADTFYTGFEVGDTIRFVFSEHMDKSTITSTNVDTRLKINRTGGSYGYSPTCWWNAAGDTFTLLLGSGFNLQSPDTVNPSDDVKDLGGEKDSTLTFTNCLIRDNLGPKLRSITFVNSDGPTDTRLTQGDKFIFNFSEPLDSTCIDSSNASTRLGVTNSHIFGCDTVGGFVWSRPDFRSCTVTVAKATFTVVSNMVTGGDSVNPTNSVVDRHKPSGNADESTLRPLLETVSPIFRSIETYRSSVTDTMDNKIRVAFSEGFGFGATGVAANAYWRVAGSQPDSVVGAIGDTTKILYVPRFGTGYTPLVEYVATTGYADSSKNYLGTYSATAVDKIPPRFVCSTAVRTDLTPPESIVVVTFTEPIQGSNTPGTWRTEAVAPRSMTGIDSTTRRVLWGCKLATDSTCVQYLGSPGGGNLRDYATPPCFVAAATVYAKAGTPATGAPTSLDAAEVSSSQINLTWVDNSANEEGFQIWRKDSATGSYVKIDSVGANVQFYANRGLLPEHWYWYKVRAYNIYGVTGFSNVDSAKTQPGTKPFYASVKTGWNMHSVPGTAQPSMELDSIFKGNTEVYTYVAGAYTTPTDAEIGVGYWVAQAADRVDTITVTPCTLYTKVLRKGWNMIGTTSDIVPLSQVVVNPDTGLVPNTLYWYNPVTRTYELKDALVPPLGYWIAARCSCTITVRKTGKVLPVIGAAEKPEILWGVDLRLESAGVEKILRFGAARTATTGFDTYIDKIVPPSPPGAHFAEIGTKPVLNAYFHSEIPGCVTDIRKPGNNEWKLAVNVPEYTISWNPSAIPENLTLTLLVGNESVDMREQAKVSVKGASSVRILANETGISTIPTVFALSQNTPNPFVSGTEIKLAIPTRLHTTVTIYNLGGQLVRTLVDKEMEPGYYTLYWDGTDNFGTKLSGGVYFYKLQTDGFSSIKKLTILR; translated from the coding sequence ATGAGTAGGAAGTTTGGTATAGGTGTAGCCTTAATAGGTCTTGTTTTAGGGCTCACTGGCAGGGCATATGTTGAGAAGAGTAGGGCGATGAGTAACACAAATAGTATTGCAAAGGCGCGGACAGTAAAGGGTGGGGCTACAAATCTATTGGTTATGGATTTCTTCTTGAAGACAGCAGACCCATGCACTGTTAATGCGATAACATTTAGGAATACTGGGACTGCTACTGCTCGGGATACAGGTGATATACAAGTAGTTAAGTTCTGGTATGAGAGTGGTGCTGATACAGGCTTTAATAGTGCAACTGACAACTTAGTCGGGACTGCAAGTTATTATGATACACTTGGTGGTCTAAACTGGTACTTGACTGGTATCAGTGCACCGAGGATACCGGGTGGTTCTGATTCAGTTCGAGTTTATGTCACAGTTGATTTAAAGGCAGTTCCACAAAATGGTAGGACTATCATAATGCAAATACCACAATTACAGGATACAAGTGCAGGTGGTACAACTGGCTCTTTTGACCTCATGGAAGTGGGTATATTTGTATCAAATCCAGAAGATGGTCCATCAGCCGACATCACAAATACTATGACACAGACTATTGATGTACAGAAGCCAAGATATGTAGTGAGTGGGTCAAGCTATCGTGCGGGCACAAAAATACTAACAGCAGTCTTTGACGAAGGCGTAGATTCAACTTATGTAGACCCGTCTAAGTTTACATACTGGACCAGACTTGGTTCTGTAAAGCTTACAGGTGCAACTGTCACTTCAGGTGATAACTCAACAGTGACGATGAAGGTAACCAAGGCTGTAGATGCTGCAATTCATACTTTTGCGAGTGGAGCAACAGATTCGTTAAATATTGATTCTTGTGCAGTTCGTGACACTGCCTGGCCAGCACCGGGTAATGCAATAGCAGATACAGATAGTGTTGATATCACATTCCTCTCTGATTCTGTAGCCCCAACTATTTCTCTTGTTAAATATAATGCTGGGACTAAGATATTAGCTATCACATTTGATGAGTATGTTAGGGGTTCATCGATTAAGCCACTGCTTCAAGCAGGGGGCGATAGTCTACAGATAATCTCTGGTACTATACGACAGAAACTATCAATCGCTGATACTTTGAATATTACTCCTACAGACTCACTTGATGAAGTAACTATTAAATTGAGCGCATACGAGGATACACTAATCCAGGCATTATCAAGTCCAACTGATAAGGACTCACTTGGATTTAAATATAGCACTGGGACCGATACAACAATTAAGGATATAAGTGGTAACAATTTAGCTGCAGGTGTATTTTCTATCTTAAACATAGCTGACCAGACTGCACCAGTTGTGGACTCTATCAAATACAACGCAGAGACAAATGTCCTTACATTGTATTGCAATGAGGTGGTTAGGACGACTGACTTTATAACTGATAGTTTAATAATTCACAGGGCTGGTGTAACCTCTGACAGTGTCAGATTAGGTGGTGTAACAGCACCGACTGGGAATGACCCAGTCCGTACTCTTAATCTTACAAATCGACAGAAGGCACATATACAGAATATGTACTTGGCAGCAGGTGCACCAAAGCTTGATATACTAAAAGGTGCATTTAAAGACTACGCTAATAACTTAGTAACTGCTGCTTCTAATCTCTCAATTACATATATAGAGGACGGGACACCGCCTGCAGTGGGAGCAGTTACATATTATGGTGGGAATAAGAAACTAAAAATAGGGTTTGATGAGCCAGTAGATGCTGACCCCGCTTCTAATGTAAATCTTAGTCTTGTCCGTCTACGTAATTACACAACTCCAGATACTGTCTTCTTAACAGGTGCTACAATCACACCTGCAGATTCAGATACACTAGTGATAAGGCTAACTAATAGGCAGGCAAGTGAGATAGATGGCTGGGCAGTTACGGATAATGATTCTCTGTGGTTATTGGGTGGAATTAATAACTTAGCTGGCTTACCTGTAGAAGGTAGGCGCTATAACCTTGACCATATAGCTGATGATAGTGTCCCAAAGCTTATAGCTCAGAAATATGATGGTAATACAAAGAGGTTGAGCCTTATATTTAATGAGTATGTGAAGTACTCATCAGTTGACTCAGTCCTCAGGCATAGTAGGATTAAGATATGGGGTACTCTTGCAAAGACACTTGCAGTTGATACAGTAAATCTTGCAGGTAGTACACTGCTTGATACTTCTTACACGCATCGTGACACATACAATCGTGATACTATGGAAATCAAGCTAACACCTGCAAAGCACGACTCTGTTGTGAACAAGCTGACAGGGACAAGGCATGTAATAATTACATATGCTGCAGCTGACTCTTTATGTGATATTACAGGGAAAGCTCTTGCATCTCTTGACTCTTCTCTTGTATTCGTTGATGATATTACTGGGCCAAAATTTGTCTCTGCTGCTTATAATGCAGGGACGAAGAAGTTTACAATTAGGTTTGACGAGTATATAGACCATACTCCAAACTATAACCTTGATGTGTCTAAACTACGCGTCCACACAAAGGGTCAAACTGATTATACATACTTTACAGATGCTATTGACACTATAATACAGACCGATGTAGACACTGCATACTTCTACCTAACTCCAGCACAAGATAAAGGAGTACAGACAATTGCATTAGCAGACCCATCTCCTACTGATACTATGTTACGGCTTGATATTCTGACTAATGTAGCAAGAGATGTAAATGGCTACTTTACAGAAGTTGATTCTCTAAATGCAACAATAACCTATACTGCTGATGCTACAGGACCGACTGTTGACACTTCAGTAGTGAAGCCAAGTATTACTGCAGACCGTGTGTTAAAAGTGACATTTAATGAATGGATAGCAGTAGACTCTACAGATGTGAGTAAGTGGTGGGTCACTGATTACGATCATACAGATTCAGTGCAGTTGACAGGCTCTAAGATAGATACTACAAAGGATTCTACAGTAGTTGTAGATACGCTAACAACTGAACAGTATGATAGGATTGCTGGCTTTGGTACTATACCACTGCTCAGGCTTAATGCAGGTGCAGTTAGAGACTTAGCTAATAACCCCAATGCTGCAATATCCGGTATTACGACAACACTTGGACCTGATACTATTAAGCCGTATATGCTATCTACAGGTTGGTATCGTCATAGTGACTCGCTATTAGTCCTTAAGTTCAATGAAGTAATCCACTCTGTTCCTTGGACTAATGTAGTAGCGAGTAAGGTGCATTTGTCAGATACACGCACCAAGGCGTCTATTACATTAGCTCAGGCCGAACATCAGAGTCCTTCTAATACAGACAGTGTTGTATTTAGGCTAACTGGCGCACACAGGGATACAATCTCAACTTGGCGTGCTGCAGGTGCGACCAAGTTATTTGTAAGAGCAGATTCTGCTGCATTCCAAGATATGGCATCTAATTATAACTTGGCAGAGCTTGATTCACTTGCTAACTGGTATCCTGACACTATTAATCCGACTCTTATAAGTGTAGCCTGGACAAGAGCTGATACTTTCTATACAGGGTTTGAAGTAGGTGATACTATTCGGTTCGTATTCAGTGAGCATATGGATAAGTCAACTATAACATCCACAAATGTGGATACCAGGTTAAAGATTAACCGTACAGGTGGCAGTTACGGCTATTCACCGACTTGTTGGTGGAATGCGGCTGGTGATACATTCACGCTATTGCTTGGTAGTGGGTTCAATTTACAGAGCCCCGATACAGTTAATCCATCAGATGATGTCAAAGATTTGGGTGGTGAGAAGGATTCAACTCTGACTTTTACTAATTGCTTAATACGTGATAATCTAGGACCGAAGCTTCGCAGTATTACTTTTGTTAACAGTGATGGACCTACTGATACCAGGCTGACACAGGGTGACAAGTTTATATTCAACTTCAGTGAGCCATTAGATTCGACTTGTATTGACTCTTCAAATGCAAGTACCAGACTTGGTGTTACAAACTCTCATATTTTCGGTTGTGATACAGTAGGCGGTTTTGTTTGGAGTCGTCCTGACTTCAGAAGTTGTACAGTAACAGTTGCTAAAGCTACCTTTACTGTAGTCAGCAACATGGTAACTGGTGGAGACAGTGTTAACCCAACCAACAGTGTTGTAGATAGACACAAGCCAAGTGGTAATGCAGACGAGTCAACTCTTAGACCACTACTTGAGACAGTAAGTCCAATCTTTAGGAGTATAGAGACTTATCGTAGCAGCGTAACAGATACAATGGATAACAAGATAAGGGTAGCATTCTCAGAAGGGTTTGGCTTTGGTGCTACTGGTGTAGCTGCGAATGCATATTGGAGAGTAGCAGGTAGTCAGCCGGATTCAGTTGTAGGTGCAATTGGTGATACAACAAAGATACTGTATGTACCAAGATTTGGGACCGGTTATACTCCATTAGTAGAGTATGTCGCTACTACTGGTTATGCTGACTCTTCTAAGAACTATTTGGGTACATATTCAGCAACTGCAGTAGATAAGATTCCACCAAGATTTGTTTGCTCAACAGCAGTGCGTACTGACTTGACACCGCCAGAAAGTATTGTAGTGGTGACCTTTACTGAGCCAATACAAGGAAGCAATACTCCCGGTACATGGAGGACAGAAGCTGTAGCCCCAAGGAGTATGACTGGTATAGACTCTACTACCCGTAGGGTGCTGTGGGGCTGCAAGCTTGCTACCGATAGCACCTGTGTCCAATATCTAGGCTCACCGGGTGGTGGCAACTTACGCGATTATGCTACACCACCATGCTTTGTGGCTGCGGCGACAGTCTATGCTAAGGCGGGTACCCCTGCTACAGGTGCACCTACATCACTTGATGCTGCAGAGGTCTCTTCAAGCCAGATTAATTTGACATGGGTTGATAACTCTGCAAATGAAGAAGGGTTCCAGATATGGCGTAAGGATTCAGCTACTGGTAGCTATGTAAAGATAGATAGTGTCGGCGCCAATGTCCAGTTCTATGCTAATAGAGGACTACTTCCTGAGCACTGGTATTGGTATAAAGTGAGGGCATATAACATCTATGGAGTGACAGGGTTCTCTAATGTAGACAGTGCTAAGACACAGCCCGGGACAAAGCCATTCTATGCATCAGTGAAGACGGGCTGGAATATGCACTCAGTACCCGGAACTGCTCAGCCATCAATGGAGTTAGACTCTATATTCAAGGGTAACACTGAAGTATACACATATGTTGCCGGAGCTTATACTACTCCAACCGATGCTGAGATTGGTGTCGGCTACTGGGTAGCACAAGCTGCAGATAGGGTAGATACAATCACAGTAACTCCATGCACTCTCTACACCAAAGTCTTACGTAAAGGCTGGAATATGATTGGAACTACAAGTGATATTGTGCCATTATCTCAGGTAGTAGTTAACCCTGATACTGGACTTGTACCTAATACTCTATACTGGTATAACCCAGTAACAAGGACATATGAGCTTAAGGATGCTCTCGTACCTCCACTTGGATACTGGATAGCTGCAAGGTGTAGCTGCACAATCACTGTTAGGAAGACTGGAAAAGTTCTACCAGTTATTGGTGCAGCAGAGAAACCCGAAATACTGTGGGGTGTAGACCTTAGACTTGAGAGTGCAGGCGTAGAGAAGATACTTAGATTTGGAGCTGCCCGTACTGCAACAACTGGCTTTGATACCTATATTGATAAGATAGTCCCACCTTCACCACCAGGAGCTCACTTTGCTGAAATAGGAACGAAGCCTGTTCTTAATGCATACTTCCATAGTGAGATTCCGGGCTGTGTAACTGATATTAGAAAGCCCGGTAATAACGAGTGGAAATTAGCAGTGAATGTCCCAGAGTATACTATTAGCTGGAATCCATCAGCTATACCGGAGAACCTGACATTGACTCTACTTGTTGGCAATGAGAGTGTTGATATGAGAGAGCAAGCAAAAGTGTCTGTTAAGGGAGCTTCCTCAGTAAGAATTCTTGCCAACGAAACTGGAATATCTACTATCCCAACTGTATTTGCTCTGTCACAGAATACACCAAACCCATTTGTAAGTGGGACAGAGATTAAGCTTGCAATTCCTACTCGTTTACATACTACTGTTACTATCTATAACTTAGGTGGACAGTTAGTTAGGACACTTGTTGATAAAGAGATGGAGCCCGGCTACTACACCTTATACTGGGATGGCACAGATAATTTTGGGACAAAGCTTAGTGGTGGTGTCTACTTCTACAAGTTACAGACGGACGGATTCAGTTCAATTAAGAAACTAACAATACTTAGATAA
- a CDS encoding T9SS type A sorting domain-containing protein has translation MERVKFFTIAACLASLFLWSEVKADPVWSIPINVKGDGTLYTLYFATAVGATDGYDVDVDEPHPPGPPGAFDAYFYIEHPDFSCLTKDARTPASNTWTLVTANAIGKTDSITWSLANIPNEGTFTLNGINMSVESVAVYEGNITKTITYTDTTPPSAPTGVSVANTWVSGELKLTWTNPTQADFSYIRIYRSVVQGQLGSLVYDNVVGTTKTDIGLTIGTTYYYTLRAVDLSGNESKNTDQYSGTPIASIPAIPIIVKGNGTSYTLYFGTHPDATDGYDVGIDEPHPPGPPGAFDAYFYIEHPDFPCLTKDMRAAADIHIIWTLVTANAIGKTDSIKWSPADLPAQGVFTLDTAGLNINMRTDSVAVYTGNLTLYIKYLLPPTTYTVSGTVGLSDNPPNLSGSIVTIDSKADTTDSLGFYAITGLMSGTYDIHVTHDGYYPDSSMDVVISKDTTINYTLTYIIQRDVGPFVILSPPDTVKSDSTYSVNVRFKNFGKVAETPKVKCIIDGIYADSGNAILPVDGTDDVIFKNWTVPHHTTDTTYVITAISLLAVDENPSNDTLSKTIFVLKVGIEEVAASIPTTYSLSPGVPNPATGVVKISYAIPEKGKVKITVYDIVGKLVATVKDGIEEPGYKVALWDMSDANGKKVQSGVYFYRLEAAGFSSTRKMLVIR, from the coding sequence ATGGAAAGGGTAAAGTTTTTTACAATAGCTGCTTGTTTGGCTTCTTTATTCTTGTGGTCAGAAGTGAAAGCAGACCCAGTTTGGTCAATTCCAATTAATGTAAAAGGAGACGGTACTTTGTATACATTATACTTTGCTACTGCTGTTGGTGCTACTGATGGCTACGATGTAGATGTAGATGAGCCACATCCACCGGGTCCACCGGGTGCATTTGATGCATATTTTTACATTGAGCATCCTGACTTCTCTTGTCTGACTAAAGATGCAAGGACACCAGCTTCTAACACATGGACACTTGTAACTGCTAATGCAATTGGGAAGACTGATTCTATAACATGGAGCTTAGCAAATATACCTAATGAAGGTACTTTTACATTAAATGGTATCAATATGAGTGTAGAGAGTGTAGCAGTATATGAAGGCAATATAACCAAAACTATAACATATACTGACACTACACCACCATCTGCACCTACAGGGGTAAGTGTAGCTAATACATGGGTAAGTGGGGAGCTTAAACTTACATGGACAAACCCGACACAGGCTGATTTTTCGTATATTCGTATCTATAGGTCAGTAGTACAGGGCCAACTTGGCAGTCTCGTATATGACAATGTAGTGGGTACAACTAAGACTGATATTGGGCTAACAATTGGGACTACCTACTACTATACATTAAGGGCAGTAGATTTGAGTGGTAACGAGTCTAAAAATACAGACCAGTATTCTGGTACACCTATTGCCTCTATCCCTGCTATACCTATAATAGTAAAAGGGAATGGCACCTCTTATACACTTTATTTTGGAACTCATCCTGACGCTACTGACGGCTACGATGTAGGTATAGATGAGCCACATCCACCGGGTCCACCGGGTGCATTTGATGCGTATTTCTATATTGAGCATCCTGACTTTCCTTGTTTAACTAAAGATATGAGAGCAGCTGCAGATATACATATTATATGGACATTGGTAACAGCTAATGCAATTGGGAAGACTGACTCTATAAAGTGGAGCCCTGCAGACCTACCAGCTCAAGGTGTGTTCACACTTGATACTGCGGGCCTTAACATTAATATGAGAACTGATAGTGTAGCTGTATACACAGGGAATCTGACACTATATATTAAATATCTGCTTCCACCTACTACATATACAGTTTCGGGTACAGTTGGTCTATCAGATAACCCACCAAATTTAAGTGGTAGCATAGTGACAATAGATAGTAAAGCAGATACAACTGATAGCCTGGGTTTCTATGCGATTACAGGGCTTATGAGTGGCACTTATGATATACATGTAACTCATGATGGTTATTATCCTGATTCAAGCATGGATGTGGTAATTTCTAAGGATACAACGATAAATTACACCCTCACCTATATAATACAGAGAGATGTTGGCCCATTTGTTATTCTTTCACCACCTGATACAGTAAAATCAGACTCTACATATTCTGTTAATGTAAGATTTAAGAACTTTGGAAAAGTAGCTGAAACTCCTAAAGTCAAATGTATCATTGACGGTATTTATGCAGATTCCGGAAATGCAATATTACCTGTAGATGGGACAGATGATGTGATATTTAAGAATTGGACTGTTCCCCATCATACTACTGACACTACATATGTAATAACTGCGATTTCTTTACTTGCAGTTGACGAAAATCCATCTAATGATACATTGTCAAAGACGATATTTGTACTTAAAGTTGGAATAGAAGAGGTAGCAGCCTCTATACCAACTACATATTCACTTTCACCAGGCGTGCCAAACCCGGCTACTGGGGTTGTGAAAATCTCGTACGCTATACCGGAAAAGGGCAAGGTAAAGATTACGGTCTATGATATCGTAGGTAAGCTTGTTGCAACTGTTAAAGACGGTATTGAAGAGCCCGGTTATAAAGTTGCACTGTGGGATATGAGTGATGCGAACGGTAAAAAAGTGCAATCCGGTGTTTACTTCTACAGATTGGAAGCGGCTGGATTCTCATCTACAAGGAAGATGCTTGTGATAAGATAA
- a CDS encoding retropepsin-like aspartic protease: protein MSILIKLVRIDGDKGGEEVDALFDTGTTYSFISKSIAKKVATVLLLPHPKVFELAEKGRKLEAKERISLDITLNGFTVSDDIIVVDNLSESLIIGAGTMQKWRIKLDMENDKVVIDERAVRLRLI from the coding sequence ATGAGTATCTTAATTAAGCTTGTTAGGATTGATGGTGACAAGGGGGGTGAGGAGGTAGACGCCTTATTTGACACAGGTACGACTTATTCTTTCATTTCCAAGTCTATAGCAAAAAAGGTGGCTACTGTTCTATTGCTTCCGCATCCAAAGGTATTTGAATTAGCTGAAAAGGGTAGGAAATTAGAGGCTAAGGAGCGTATAAGTTTAGATATTACATTAAATGGATTTACTGTATCCGATGATATCATTGTTGTAGACAACCTTTCTGAGAGCTTAATCATAGGGGCTGGTACTATGCAGAAATGGCGAATAAAGTTGGATATGGAAAATGATAAGGTAGTAATTGATGAGAGAGCAGTGAGATTGAGGCTAATTTAG